One genomic window of Salmo salar chromosome ssa12, Ssal_v3.1, whole genome shotgun sequence includes the following:
- the LOC106565597 gene encoding fidgetin: protein MLSPVTPHSLLKMHWSPEHMAPLSQWPEQHLDVSSTTSPPSVHKHDPYATAGRCGYTPAAGYPWASDDISALTASSLLKHYAEKYTGLELPYERPAPGAYSEPGSFLKTEAEPWSLGQGMECYSGLEALGAGAKVGSVSVGLTGTGSVTVVSSNLTSDPGYSSSGSCNGPPSQDYPPSYNSSYLSSGYYPQTGSALPPASLHSLHTTPTLVTSYNLNNPVYNYLPGCYPHPQTSLASGYSHPSASYLPSGLSTSTSLTPRSTVVGSSFGHSSHSLRAGSETGGPLKRKAFEMVEEGEEGEGEGDGSQYRKYGNVHGNGHSKNHGNDYAMAGSEGQAYKPGKQLVLPPYGGQREYCPSGLGGESRGGGEHGFPHQRLAMKTPASRARSEDPTGGR, encoded by the coding sequence gTCTGTTGAAAATGCACTGGTCTCCGGAGCACATGGCCCCCCTGTCCCAGTGGCCTGAGCAGCACCTAGATGTGTCCTCCAcaacctcccctccctccgtccACAAACACGATCCCTACGCCACCGCAGGTCGCTGCGGTTACACCCCTGCAGCCGGCTACCCCTGGGCCAGTGATGACATCTCGGCCCTCACTGCCTCCTCCTTGTTAAAACACTATGCCGAGAAGTACACAGGCCTGGAGTTGCCCTACGAGAGACCTGCCCCAGGGGCATACTCAGAGCCTGGGTCTTTCCTGAAGACCGAGGCTGAGCCCTGGTCCCTGGGGCAGGGAATGGAGTGTTACTCTGGGCTGGAGGCCCTGGGTGCAGGGGCCAAAGTGGGCTCAGTATCAGTGGGCCTCACTGGCACGGGCAGTGTGACGGTAGTGAGCAGTAACTTGACCTCTGATCCCGGATATAGCAGCAGTGGCTCCTGTAATGGCCCCCCCTCTCAGGACTACCCACCCTCCTACAACAGCAGCTACCTCTCCTCTGGATACTACCCCCAGACAGGCTCAGCACTTCCTCCAGCCTCTCTACACTCTCTGCATACCACCCCCACCTTGGTGACCAGCTACAACCTTAACAATCCAGTCTACAACTACCTGCCAGGCTGctacccccacccccaaaccagcCTGGCATCTGGCTACAGCCACCCCAGTGCCTCCTACCTCCCCTCTGGGCTGAGCACCTCCACCTCCTTGACACCCCGGTCCACCGTGGTGGGGAGCAGCTTTGGACACTCCAGTCACAGCCTACGGGCCGGCTCTGAAACAGGAGGGCCACTGAAACGCAAGGCCTTTGAGATggtggaagagggggaggagggagaaggagagggggatggctCGCAGTACAGGAAGTATGGCAACGTCCATGGAAATGGCCACAGCAAGAACCACGGCAATGACTACGCCATGGCGGGCTCAGAAGGCCAGGCCTACAAGCCTGGCAAGCAACTGGTGTTGCCTCCTTATGGTGGGCAGAGGGAGTACTGCCCCTCAGGCCTAggtggggagagcaggggaggaggggaacacgGCTTTCCCCATCAGAGGCTGGCCATGAAGACGCCTGCGTCACGTGCACGATCTGAGGACCCCACTGGAGGACGCTAG